In Paraburkholderia sp. PGU19, a single window of DNA contains:
- a CDS encoding ATP-dependent helicase: protein MARIFPAGWNDRIVSGAAKREIETLGVLHRGLPDTYSVYHGVHWTQLYKGFSIFGEADFVVVSPSGRVLVIEQKSGPLEETPDGLVKLYAGKSKSVPSQIARTIGGMHKRFTRAFGAQTYKLEEMLYCPDYRVKDSAIAGVNPERIVDASRKERLVQLIERILPADEAPLPCLTRIHAFLADELSLTPDVRAMIGEVNRHVTRVAGGLATWARSIEFEPFRLRVRGTAGSGKTQLAIRVLDDAVAANRRALYLCFNRPLADHLRRIAPEGASVLTYHQLCQQAASRVGQPVDFTDEHVYATLERAMLDAPPDDAECFDTVIVDEGQDFRQEWVAPIERLLRKNGRLWWLEDPMQKLYFHKSVELPGWVEVRAMANHRSPHDVVRFLDALSGEPMSIEAAGPFTESDVGLLTYADNNALEATRTALDQASAAGFAPSDIALLTFNGRDRSTLSTLAHIGHHALRGFMGDYDEHGAPRYRDGEITMETVYRFKGQSAPCVILTEVDFEQFDDNVFRRLFVGATRATMKLIVVMSDRAAAQLIERMP, encoded by the coding sequence ATGGCACGGATCTTCCCTGCTGGCTGGAACGACAGGATCGTGAGCGGCGCCGCGAAGCGTGAGATCGAAACGCTTGGTGTGCTGCATCGCGGCTTGCCCGATACGTACTCCGTTTATCATGGCGTGCACTGGACACAACTGTATAAAGGCTTTTCGATTTTCGGCGAGGCCGACTTCGTGGTTGTGAGCCCGTCCGGCCGCGTGCTCGTGATAGAGCAGAAGTCCGGTCCGCTCGAAGAGACGCCCGATGGGCTCGTCAAGCTGTACGCGGGCAAGAGCAAAAGCGTTCCCTCGCAGATTGCGCGAACCATCGGCGGAATGCACAAGCGCTTTACCAGGGCGTTCGGCGCGCAGACCTACAAGCTCGAAGAAATGTTGTACTGCCCGGACTATCGGGTGAAGGATTCCGCCATCGCCGGCGTCAATCCGGAACGTATCGTCGATGCCTCACGCAAGGAACGGCTGGTGCAGCTCATCGAGCGCATTCTGCCCGCCGACGAAGCGCCGCTGCCATGCCTCACCCGTATCCATGCGTTTCTCGCTGACGAGCTTTCGCTGACGCCCGACGTCCGCGCGATGATCGGCGAGGTCAACAGACACGTGACGCGTGTCGCGGGCGGTCTTGCTACGTGGGCGCGCTCGATCGAGTTCGAGCCGTTCAGGTTGCGTGTGAGAGGCACAGCGGGCTCGGGTAAAACGCAGCTTGCAATACGCGTGCTCGACGACGCCGTCGCGGCAAACAGGCGCGCGCTTTATCTGTGCTTCAACCGGCCGCTCGCGGACCATCTTCGGCGCATTGCGCCCGAAGGCGCAAGCGTGCTCACTTATCATCAGCTCTGCCAGCAGGCGGCGTCGCGCGTCGGTCAGCCTGTCGATTTCACCGACGAACATGTGTACGCGACCCTCGAGCGTGCCATGCTCGATGCGCCGCCGGACGACGCCGAATGCTTCGATACCGTGATCGTCGATGAAGGCCAGGATTTCCGCCAGGAATGGGTCGCGCCGATCGAGCGGTTGTTGCGCAAGAACGGCCGCCTCTGGTGGCTGGAAGACCCGATGCAGAAACTGTACTTCCACAAGAGCGTTGAATTGCCGGGCTGGGTGGAAGTACGCGCGATGGCCAACCATCGCAGCCCGCACGATGTGGTGCGCTTTCTGGACGCATTGTCGGGCGAGCCGATGTCGATTGAAGCGGCAGGGCCGTTCACGGAATCGGATGTCGGCCTGCTCACGTATGCGGACAACAACGCGCTCGAGGCAACCCGCACCGCGCTCGATCAGGCGAGCGCGGCGGGCTTCGCGCCCTCCGACATTGCGTTGCTGACGTTCAATGGCCGCGACAGATCGACGTTGTCGACGCTCGCCCACATCGGGCATCACGCGTTGCGCGGTTTCATGGGCGACTACGACGAGCATGGCGCGCCGCGCTATCGCGACGGCGAGATCACCATGGAAACGGTCTATCGTTTCAAAGGGCAGAGCGCGCCCTGCGTGATCCTGACGGAAGTCGACTTCGAACAGTTCGATGACAATGTGTTCCGGCGTCTGTTCGTCGGTGCGACGCGCGCGACGATGAAGCTGATCGTCGTCATGTCGGATCGCGCGGCGGCGCAGTTGATCGAGAGAATGCCGTAA
- a CDS encoding WYL domain-containing protein yields the protein MSDIDREIMRVLPDAANHGDYLSTPDIHRRLMNTVQNMPSSKTIHRHLTRLEEDGLVEMTLRGTASMWRKKAGASGMAAKAGAMMNFDEALALQTLRRFSARQIPELVAEWLTPMFEIAETRLKRTNSETERKYSRWASKVAVESGGFALHYPVIDREQFSEVSRALFEERKLEIVYRPRHNTDNDRPKVVLPFGIVEVGGLVYLVAGTEGKANPTMYRLDRLSSAKAMLESFAYPASFSLDAYVRQERSFDFMVEKEVLLKLKFVSGAGEHLLEAPMSKDQRNTRKDDALHVQGTVMLSQRLRWWLRSFGPNVEVLGPASLRAELAAEAAELANMYGK from the coding sequence ATGTCCGACATCGATCGCGAAATCATGCGCGTCCTTCCCGACGCAGCCAATCATGGGGATTACCTCAGTACGCCGGATATCCACCGTCGTCTGATGAACACGGTGCAGAACATGCCATCGTCGAAGACGATTCACCGCCATTTGACAAGGCTCGAGGAAGACGGTCTCGTCGAGATGACCCTGCGCGGCACGGCTTCCATGTGGCGCAAGAAGGCCGGGGCAAGCGGCATGGCGGCGAAGGCGGGTGCGATGATGAACTTCGACGAGGCGCTTGCGTTGCAGACCCTCAGGCGATTCTCCGCGCGGCAGATACCGGAGCTGGTGGCCGAGTGGCTTACGCCGATGTTCGAGATCGCGGAAACGCGTCTGAAAAGGACCAATAGCGAAACCGAGCGCAAGTATTCGCGTTGGGCGAGCAAGGTCGCGGTGGAGAGCGGCGGCTTTGCACTGCACTATCCCGTGATCGATCGCGAGCAATTCTCGGAAGTCTCGCGGGCGCTGTTCGAAGAGCGGAAGCTGGAAATCGTCTACCGTCCGCGTCACAACACGGACAACGATCGTCCGAAAGTGGTTCTGCCGTTCGGCATCGTCGAAGTGGGCGGCCTCGTCTATCTGGTAGCAGGCACGGAAGGCAAGGCCAACCCGACGATGTACAGGCTCGATCGTCTGTCGAGCGCGAAAGCGATGCTGGAATCGTTTGCGTATCCCGCGTCGTTCTCGCTCGATGCCTATGTCCGCCAGGAGCGCAGCTTTGACTTCATGGTCGAGAAGGAAGTGCTGCTGAAGCTGAAGTTCGTCAGCGGGGCGGGCGAACATCTGCTCGAAGCGCCGATGTCGAAGGACCAGAGGAACACGCGCAAGGATGATGCCCTGCATGTGCAGGGCACGGTGATGCTGAGCCAGCGGCTGCGCTGGTGGCTGCGCTCGTTCGGGCCGAACGTCGAGGTGCTTGGCCCGGCGAGCCTGCGGGCCGAACTTGCCGCCGAAGCGGCCGAGCTTGCGAACATGTACGGCAAATAG